One region of Sardina pilchardus chromosome 18, fSarPil1.1, whole genome shotgun sequence genomic DNA includes:
- the LOC134064378 gene encoding histone H2A-beta, sperm-like, with product MTMVKASELAGLHFSVGKVERQLSTHQERFTPNAAVYLAATLEYLTAELLELFGYKAKDDRKECISPCHIKQAIVNDEELKGLLQEIYISNRKSRVAAAKRIHRRRGIRRRIGQRNKGKPGRKPKEMASPSRQQPSSS from the exons atGACAA TGGTGAAGGCCTCCGAGCTGGCAGGCCTGCACTTCTCTGTGGGCAAAGTAGAGCGCCAGCTCAGCACCCACCAAGAGCGCTTCACCCCCAACGCTGCCGTCTACCTGGCAGCCACCCTCGAGTACCTGACAG CCGAATTATTGGAGTTATTTGGCTACAAAGCAAAGGACGACCGAAAGGAATGCATATCCCCCTGTCACATCAAGCAAGCTATAGTCAACGATGAGGAGCTCAAGGGG ctgcTGCAGGAGATCTACATCTCCAACAGGAAGTCCAGAGTAGCCGCCGCCAAGAGGATACACCGCAGGAGGGGCATCAGGAGACGCATCGGCCAGAGGAACAAAGGGAAGCCAGGACGCAAGCCCAAAG AAATGGCTTCCCCAAGCAGACAGCAGCCCAGCTCATCCTGA
- the LOC134064379 gene encoding tripartite motif-containing protein 29-like translates to MSCVGGCWDQAQLEVYRCPQCRQTFTPRPVLNKNTILAELLEKLMATHVQSDAHALPYAAPGDVECDVCTGRKLKAVKFCLVCVACYCEAHLQPHYQSAAFKRHTLTKAAPKLHESICPQHNRQLEVFCHTDAKCICALCILDEHRGHDTVSAAAARAAKQKQFEEIRGRCGAREEG, encoded by the exons ATGAGCTGTGTCGGGGGCTGTTGGGATCAGGCGCAGCTGGAGGTGTACCGCTGCCCCCAGTGCCGCCAGACTTTCACCCCAAGACCTGTTTTGAATAAAAACACCATATTGGCCGAGCTGTTGGAGAAACTGATGGCTACACACGTCCAGTCGGATGCGCATGCGCTTCCCTATGCAGCACCTGGCGATGTAGAGTGTGACGTTTGCACAGGGAGGAAACTCAAAGCCGTCAAGTTTTGTCTTGTGTGCGTGGCCTGCTACTGTGAAGCTCACCTTCAACCCCACTACCAGTCCGCGGCGTTTAAGAGACACACGCTCACCAAAGCCGCCCCCAAGCTACACGAGAGCATCTGCCCTCAACACAACCGGCAGCTTGAGGTGTTCTGTCATACTGATGCGAAATGCATCTGTGCTTTATGTATCTTGGATGAACACCGGGGCCACGACACCGTCTCCGCGGCCGCGGCCAGGGCTGCAAAGCAG AAACAATTTGAGGAAATAAGGGGGCGGTGCGGTGCCAGAGAGGAGGGGTGA
- the LOC134063439 gene encoding core histone macro-H2A.2 produces the protein MSARGGKKKTTKLSRSARAGVIFPVGRMMRYLRTGTHKYRIGMGAPVYMAAVIEYLAAEILELAGNAARDNKKGRITPRHIKLAVANDEELNQLLRAVTISNGGVLPRIHPELLSKKRGGRVKVETQVIVAEKTNRGKGMKRPPGKRNKGKPGRKPKKITENDKEPSSSSPTDDGLGDGFTILSAKSLFLGQKVSLTESEIGKIGTIKVEGIINPTNAEMDLKDGFGTALEKAGGREFLEAVKELRKSQGPLEVASVAVSQATGMAARFVIHCNVPPWGSEKCEDQLEKTVKNCLSAAEEKKLKSVAFPPLPSGRNGFPKQTAAQLILKAISSHFVSTTTSSLKNIYFVLFDSETIGVYLQELAKLDAK, from the exons ATGTCAGccagaggggggaagaagaagaCCACGAAGCTGTCTCGCTCCGCGCGGGCAGGCGTCATATTCCCGGTGGGCAGGATGATGCGCTACCTGCGCACGGGCACACACAAGTACCGCATCGGCATGGGCGCGCCCGTCTACATGGCCGCCGTCATCGAGTACCTGGCAG CTGAGATCCTGGAGCTGGCCGGCAACGCCGCACGGGACAACAAGAAGGGGCGCATCACCCCCCGCCACATCAAGCTGGCCGTGGCCAACGACGAGGAACTCAACCAG CTCCTGCGCGCCGTCACCATCTCCAACGGCGGCGTGCTGCCCCGTATCCACCCCGAGCTGCTGTCCAAGAAGAGGGGCGGCCGCGTCAAGGTGGAGACGCAGGTCATCGTGGCCGAGAAGACCAACCGCGGCAAGGGCATGAAGAGGCCCCCGGGCAAGAGGAACAAAGGGAAGCCTGGACGCAAGCCCAAG AAGATCACAGAGAATGACAAAGAGCCGAGCAGCAGCTCGCCCACAGATGACGGTCTGGGCGACGGCTTCACCATCCTCTCCGCCAAGAGCCTCTTCCTCGGACAGAAG GTCTCCCTTACAGAAAGTGAGATCGGTAAAATCGGCACCATCAAAGTGGAGGGAATCATCAACCCCACCAACGCCGAGATGGACCTGAAGGACGGATTCG gTACGGCACTGGAGAAAGCAGGAGGCAGAGAGTTTCTGGAGGCGGTAAAAGAGCTGAGGAAATCACAAGGCCCCCTTGAGGTCGCCTCAG tggcggTCAGCCAGGCGACGGGCATGGCGGCGCGGTTCGTGATCCACTGTAACGTTCCTCCGTGGGGCTCGGAGAAGTGTGAGGACCAGCTGGAGAAGACCGTCAAGAACTGCCTCTCCGCCGCCGAGGAGAAGAAGCTCAAATCAGTCGCCTTCCCCCCGCTCCCATCcggcag AAATGGCTTCCCCAAGCAGACAGCAGCCCAGCTCATCCTGAAGGCCATCTCCAGTCACTTTGTTAGCACGACGACCTCCTCTCTGAAAAACATATACTTTGTGCTGTTTGACAGCGAGACCATCGGGGTCTACCTGCAGGAGTTGGCCAAGCTGGACGCCAAGTGA